The following are from one region of the Stanieria sp. NIES-3757 genome:
- a CDS encoding Cytochrome b/b6 domain protein, protein MSTLKKPDLSDPILRAKLAKGMGHNYYGEPAWPNDLLYIFPVVILGTGALIVGLSVLDPALIGEPADPFATPLEILPEWYLYPVFQILRILPNKLLGIACQAAVPLGLILIPFIENVNKFQNPFRRPVATTVFLFGTLVTLWLGIGATFPIDKSLTLGLF, encoded by the coding sequence ATGTCAACATTAAAAAAACCAGACTTGAGCGATCCGATATTACGCGCCAAGTTGGCTAAAGGCATGGGTCACAACTATTATGGGGAACCTGCTTGGCCTAACGATTTGTTATACATTTTCCCTGTAGTTATTTTGGGTACAGGAGCATTAATAGTAGGTTTGTCTGTTCTCGATCCTGCTTTGATCGGTGAACCAGCCGATCCTTTTGCGACTCCTTTAGAGATTTTACCTGAATGGTATCTTTATCCTGTTTTCCAAATTCTACGCATTCTTCCTAACAAACTTTTGGGTATTGCTTGTCAAGCAGCCGTACCTTTAGGTTTAATCTTAATTCCTTTCATTGAAAACGTTAACAAATTTCAAAATCCTTTCCGTCGTCCTGTAGCTACCACTGTATTTTTGTTTGGTACTTTGGTAACTCTTTGGCTCGGAATTGGTGCTACTTTCCCAATTGACAAGTCTTTAACTTTAGGCTTGTTCTAA
- a CDS encoding two-component hybrid sensor and regulator → MGKLLINFISPNSYIPHGHCYLWQTPLVGLHLVSDFLIAIAYFSIPVMLLYFVFKRSDVPFQNFFVLFGAFILLCGTGHLIEIWTLWHPAYWLAGVEKAMTALVSCYTAAEMATLLPRFLSLKTPEQLEILNGELEKEIIDRQKVEAELRRINEELETRVQERTIELQESAERKQATTRIVERMRQTLDLQTIFSDTTEELRKSIHCDRVLIYQFKSNWSGELVAESVAEGWNKVISQDQENTTLTRIAIEQKDCAIKTIKDTYLQESQGGIFIHKNSYRAVNNIYESGFNDCYLELLEQLQAKAYVVVPILYNDYLWGLLFAYQLSAPRQWQPGIIQIMIQVGMQLGVAVQQAELLARTQQQAQELRRAKNEAERANHAKSEFLANMSHELRTPLNAILGYAQLMQRSSKLSPEHQEYINIIDSSGEHLLSLINDVLEMSKIEAGYTFLNESSFDLYNLLTEIEDLLKLKAQHKQLQFSFHRHSDVPQYIKTDRNKLRQVLINILGNAIKFTEQGRVQLKVWLKEQMLYFSVEDTGLGITPEEIDNIFLAFKQAQAGWQSKEGTGLGLSISRVFVELMGGDIIVNSQIGQGTTLTFTIPWIATVPVSPEKSLKFSQTPIALAPDQPEFRILVVEDKPTNRQLMVRILSSIGFQVQEAANGQEAIALWESWEPHLIWMDMQMPVMNGLEASKRIKSSLRGQATVIIALTASVFEEQRQKILAFGCDDFVRKPFRHEELFEKMAQYLGVQYIYQEKNQSNSKAGKIDLSAQLTLHPESFQTMSPEWIEEVFQRASQGNDLQLIELIKHIPPEQADLAETLTNLIENFKFDEIINLTQLSNR, encoded by the coding sequence ATGGGGAAATTGCTGATTAATTTTATTTCACCCAACTCTTATATCCCTCATGGTCACTGCTACTTGTGGCAAACACCTTTAGTTGGACTTCATTTAGTTAGTGATTTCTTAATCGCGATCGCTTATTTTTCTATTCCTGTAATGCTACTCTACTTTGTTTTTAAGCGTAGTGATGTTCCATTTCAAAATTTCTTTGTATTATTTGGCGCATTCATCTTACTTTGTGGTACTGGTCATTTAATTGAAATTTGGACACTGTGGCATCCAGCTTATTGGCTAGCAGGAGTTGAAAAAGCTATGACTGCTCTAGTTTCTTGTTATACGGCTGCTGAAATGGCAACCTTATTACCTCGTTTTTTGTCACTGAAAACTCCCGAACAGCTTGAAATTCTCAATGGTGAACTAGAAAAAGAAATCATTGACCGTCAAAAAGTGGAAGCTGAACTACGTCGTATCAATGAAGAGCTTGAAACAAGGGTACAAGAACGCACTATTGAACTACAGGAATCAGCAGAACGCAAACAAGCCACTACCAGAATTGTCGAGCGAATGAGACAAACGCTCGATTTACAAACGATCTTTTCCGATACTACTGAAGAATTACGCAAGTCAATCCATTGCGATCGCGTCTTAATTTATCAATTTAAGTCTAATTGGAGTGGTGAACTGGTTGCCGAATCTGTTGCTGAAGGGTGGAATAAAGTTATTTCTCAAGACCAAGAAAACACAACACTGACACGGATCGCGATCGAGCAAAAAGATTGTGCCATTAAAACGATTAAAGATACTTACCTACAAGAGTCCCAAGGAGGAATTTTTATTCACAAAAATAGCTATCGCGCTGTTAATAATATCTATGAATCTGGCTTTAATGACTGTTACCTAGAATTATTAGAACAACTACAAGCTAAAGCTTATGTTGTTGTGCCAATTTTGTATAACGATTACCTTTGGGGCTTACTCTTTGCTTATCAGTTATCTGCGCCTCGTCAATGGCAACCAGGCATAATTCAAATCATGATTCAGGTTGGTATGCAGTTAGGTGTAGCAGTGCAACAAGCCGAATTACTGGCCCGCACCCAACAACAAGCACAAGAATTGAGAAGAGCCAAAAATGAGGCAGAAAGAGCTAATCATGCTAAAAGTGAGTTCTTAGCTAATATGAGTCATGAACTACGTACTCCCCTCAACGCCATTCTTGGTTATGCCCAACTGATGCAACGGTCTTCCAAATTGTCTCCAGAACATCAAGAATATATCAATATTATTGATTCTAGTGGCGAACACTTATTAAGCTTAATTAATGATGTCTTGGAAATGTCAAAAATTGAGGCAGGATACACCTTTCTTAATGAAAGTAGTTTTGATTTATATAACCTGCTTACCGAAATTGAAGATTTGCTAAAACTTAAAGCTCAACACAAGCAACTTCAATTTTCTTTTCATCGTCATAGCGATGTTCCCCAATACATCAAAACGGATCGCAACAAACTCCGTCAGGTATTAATTAACATTCTTGGCAATGCCATCAAGTTTACCGAACAAGGACGGGTACAACTCAAAGTATGGCTCAAAGAACAAATGCTCTACTTTAGCGTTGAAGATACAGGACTCGGTATTACTCCAGAAGAAATAGACAATATATTTCTTGCCTTTAAACAAGCACAAGCAGGTTGGCAATCGAAAGAGGGTACAGGACTAGGATTATCGATTAGTCGTGTATTTGTAGAGTTGATGGGTGGCGACATCATTGTTAATAGTCAGATTGGACAAGGAACAACTTTAACTTTTACTATTCCCTGGATCGCTACAGTACCAGTATCGCCAGAAAAATCGCTGAAATTTTCTCAAACACCGATCGCACTAGCACCCGATCAACCAGAGTTTCGTATTTTAGTCGTAGAAGACAAACCAACTAATCGCCAGCTTATGGTAAGAATCCTCAGTTCAATTGGATTTCAGGTTCAAGAAGCTGCTAATGGTCAAGAAGCGATCGCGCTTTGGGAAAGTTGGGAACCTCATTTGATCTGGATGGATATGCAAATGCCCGTCATGAATGGTCTTGAAGCTAGTAAACGCATTAAATCTTCTCTACGTGGACAGGCAACCGTGATTATTGCTCTGACTGCCAGCGTTTTTGAAGAGCAGCGTCAAAAGATTCTTGCTTTTGGGTGTGATGACTTTGTTCGCAAACCTTTTCGTCATGAGGAGTTGTTTGAAAAAATGGCTCAGTATTTGGGAGTGCAATACATCTATCAAGAGAAAAATCAATCAAACTCCAAGGCTGGAAAAATCGATTTATCTGCTCAATTGACTCTACACCCCGAAAGTTTTCAAACTATGTCACCAGAATGGATTGAAGAGGTTTTTCAACGGGCTTCTCAAGGTAACGATCTACAGCTAATCGAACTAATCAAGCACATTCCCCCAGAACAGGCAGATTTAGCAGAAACTCTCACGAATCTGATTGAAAACTTTAAATTTGACGAAATTATTAATCTAACTCAGTTATCCAACCGCTAA
- a CDS encoding DNA repair protein RadC translates to MTYNLRIADLPASERPRERLVTLGVKSLTTAELLAILLSTGQGKGKLSAIGLGQHILQQLGQHRRDPLDVLREVNPQELMKIPGIGLAKAATIVAAVELGKRTFQFRPNQRALIDSPAAAAAALSHDLMWQNQERFAVLMLDVKNCLIGTQVITIGTATETLVHPREIFRETIRQSATKLIVAHNHPSGNLEPSQADLELTEQLLQGGNYLDIPLLDHLILGNGNHQSLRQITDLWTRYPQGD, encoded by the coding sequence ATGACCTACAATCTGAGAATTGCCGATTTACCTGCTAGCGAGCGTCCTCGCGAAAGATTAGTCACTTTGGGAGTAAAAAGTTTAACTACCGCAGAATTATTAGCAATTTTACTCAGTACAGGTCAAGGCAAAGGAAAATTGTCTGCTATTGGCTTAGGACAACATATCTTACAACAACTGGGTCAACATCGTCGCGATCCTTTAGATGTATTGCGAGAAGTTAATCCTCAAGAATTGATGAAGATACCAGGGATTGGTTTAGCTAAAGCAGCTACGATTGTGGCAGCAGTAGAATTAGGTAAACGAACTTTTCAATTCCGACCCAATCAAAGAGCTTTAATTGATAGTCCTGCTGCTGCTGCTGCTGCCTTAAGCCACGATCTAATGTGGCAAAATCAAGAAAGATTTGCAGTATTGATGTTAGATGTGAAAAACTGCCTCATCGGTACTCAAGTAATTACGATTGGTACAGCGACAGAAACTCTAGTTCATCCTCGGGAGATTTTTCGAGAAACAATTAGGCAAAGTGCAACGAAATTAATTGTGGCGCATAATCATCCTTCGGGAAATTTAGAACCTTCTCAAGCTGATTTGGAATTGACTGAACAATTATTACAAGGAGGGAATTATTTAGATATTCCTTTATTAGATCATTTAATTTTGGGGAATGGTAATCATCAAAGTTTGCGACAAATTACTGATTTATGGACTCGTTATCCCCAAGGGGATTAA
- a CDS encoding TPR repeat-containing protein: MTLNSENNLEEYNLLSIGQRGVGKTVFLVGSYLEINNASPQNKRQKFYIQSIQTQALDKLEGVIAYIKSTGLYPPPTLKISQFPFILQRQTIWGQQNICRFNWWDLPGEFCEFSHPEFQHIVMNSHSCCLFINAYELINNSNYLERLEPIIKQVIAIASLIKQHNLRYNFALIFTQCDRGFLPEGSRRERTSRVRAYEANCLETNLFSQIQIEEKIQPLIERLDKLSVEYKRFYSAISIAGEIGNYYLQPIGTAAPLLWLTSQLVGSNSPQLAQNLANNLKLEFKPQTYQQKSLTYAVLLILTGFSLLGAIAVFAYALNWFKPHPQLASITNQSNQSAPEDFNNLINQANQNIQQGDLESALPIVEQIVQKEPNNLNWQLNLAKIYELKQRPTQAEVVYDRILQQESNNLSALIGKAILRQQQGDSNTAKNLLQRAEQSAPTVELKDKVRAIANSLF; encoded by the coding sequence ATGACTTTAAATTCTGAAAATAACCTCGAAGAATACAATTTACTCAGTATTGGTCAACGAGGGGTGGGTAAAACAGTTTTCCTAGTTGGTAGTTATCTAGAAATTAATAATGCTTCTCCTCAAAATAAAAGACAAAAATTTTATATTCAATCTATTCAAACTCAAGCATTAGATAAATTGGAAGGAGTGATTGCTTATATAAAATCTACAGGTCTTTATCCACCACCTACTCTAAAAATCAGTCAATTTCCCTTTATTTTGCAGCGTCAAACTATTTGGGGACAACAAAATATTTGTCGTTTTAATTGGTGGGACTTACCAGGAGAATTTTGCGAATTTTCCCATCCCGAATTTCAACACATAGTAATGAATTCTCATAGTTGTTGCCTTTTTATTAATGCTTATGAATTAATTAATAACAGTAATTATCTCGAGCGATTAGAACCCATTATTAAACAAGTAATTGCAATTGCTTCTTTAATTAAACAACATAATTTAAGATATAATTTTGCCTTGATTTTTACTCAATGCGACCGCGGTTTTCTACCCGAAGGGTCTCGAAGAGAACGAACTTCTCGCGTACGCGCTTACGAAGCAAATTGTTTAGAAACAAATTTATTCAGTCAAATCCAAATTGAAGAAAAAATTCAACCTTTAATTGAACGTTTAGACAAACTTTCAGTTGAATACAAGCGATTTTATTCTGCTATCTCGATTGCAGGAGAAATAGGCAATTATTATCTCCAGCCGATAGGTACCGCAGCCCCATTATTGTGGCTGACTTCACAATTGGTAGGAAGTAACAGTCCTCAATTAGCTCAAAATTTAGCAAATAATTTAAAATTAGAGTTTAAACCTCAAACTTATCAGCAAAAATCCTTAACTTACGCTGTTTTATTAATTTTGACTGGATTTAGTTTGCTTGGTGCGATCGCAGTTTTTGCTTATGCTTTGAATTGGTTTAAACCACATCCCCAATTAGCGTCTATAACTAACCAATCTAACCAATCTGCTCCAGAAGATTTTAATAATTTAATCAATCAAGCTAATCAAAATATTCAACAGGGAGATTTAGAAAGCGCGCTGCCTATAGTTGAACAAATTGTCCAAAAAGAACCAAATAATTTAAATTGGCAGCTAAATCTTGCCAAAATCTATGAATTAAAACAAAGACCAACTCAAGCAGAAGTAGTTTACGACCGAATTTTGCAGCAAGAATCTAATAATCTTTCGGCTTTAATTGGCAAAGCAATTTTACGTCAACAACAAGGAGATAGCAACACAGCCAAAAATTTACTCCAACGAGCAGAACAATCTGCTCCAACAGTAGAATTAAAAGATAAGGTTCGTGCGATCGCTAATAGTCTTTTTTAG
- a CDS encoding Cytochrome b/b6 domain protein, whose protein sequence is MFSKQVTDSKVYQWFDERLEVQALSDDITSKYVPPHVNIFYCLGGITLVCFLIQFATGFCMTFYYKPTVTDAFASVEYIMNEVNFGWLIRSIHRWSASMMVLMMILHVFRVYLTGGFKKPRELTWIAGVIMAVITVTFGVTGYSLPWDQVGYWAVKIVSGVPAAIPVVGDQMVELLRGGASVGQATLTRFYSLHTFVLPWLMAVFMLLHFLMIRKQGISGPL, encoded by the coding sequence ATGTTTTCTAAACAAGTAACTGATTCAAAAGTTTATCAATGGTTTGACGAACGTCTCGAAGTTCAGGCGCTTTCTGATGACATTACCAGTAAATACGTTCCTCCTCATGTCAACATTTTTTATTGTCTGGGTGGAATTACTCTAGTGTGTTTCTTAATCCAGTTTGCTACTGGATTTTGCATGACTTTTTATTATAAACCTACTGTTACTGACGCTTTTGCTTCAGTTGAATACATCATGAACGAAGTTAACTTCGGTTGGCTAATTCGTTCTATTCATCGCTGGTCTGCTAGCATGATGGTGTTAATGATGATTCTTCATGTTTTCCGCGTTTATTTGACTGGTGGTTTCAAAAAACCCCGCGAATTAACTTGGATTGCTGGCGTAATCATGGCAGTAATTACCGTTACTTTTGGCGTTACTGGCTACTCTCTTCCTTGGGATCAAGTAGGCTACTGGGCGGTAAAAATCGTTTCTGGTGTACCTGCTGCTATTCCTGTTGTGGGCGATCAAATGGTTGAACTGTTACGTGGTGGTGCAAGTGTTGGTCAAGCAACTTTGACTCGTTTCTACAGCTTGCATACCTTTGTTTTACCTTGGTTGATGGCAGTGTTTATGTTGCTACACTTCTTAATGATCCGTAAACAAGGTATTTCTGGTCCTTTGTAA
- a CDS encoding putative two-component response regulator codes for MTANNLDIIEKITSLNQADQSLLKDILIVDDTLENLRLLSTMLTEQGYTVRKATNGQMALTAVQALPPDLILLDIMMPDMSGYEVCQKLKENSQTAALPIIFLSALDDVLDKVKAFQVGGVDYITKPFQIEEVLVRVHNQLALKAAQQKIVQLNNELEERVKERTQQLLTANERLREMAMYDSLTGLFNRSEFMEQLEQSLYRIKNDSTYQFAVLFLDCDRFKVVNDSLGHLVGDALLKKIANQLQSIVSEQDIFARLGGDEFAIILSGIVNLNQAIEIAKQIITLLKKPFYCHDYEIFINVSIGIVLSNADYQQPEHILRDADTAMYRAKDLGRGQYQVFTPMMYHAAHQLLKIETDLHRAIKQKELLVYYQPIIDLDQRTIVGFEALVRWLHPQHGLMSPDLFLPVAEATGLICSIGSLVIEQACDQLAQWQQQGFTHLKIHINLAAQQLSQSTLVEEIDRILAETQLDSDSIKLEITESSMMHNLQSIKLLLQQLRERGIKLSIDDFGTGYSSLSQLQTFPVHTLKIDRSFIKSLDGTSENLGLVPVILSIAEVMKMDVVAEGIETQQQLTQLRELGCHFGQGFLFSKPLNAEDATKLIAQNPQW; via the coding sequence ATGACTGCCAATAACTTAGACATCATCGAGAAAATTACCAGCTTAAATCAAGCTGACCAATCTCTGCTAAAAGACATTTTAATTGTTGATGACACTTTGGAAAACTTGCGGTTACTATCAACTATGCTAACTGAACAAGGCTATACCGTTCGTAAAGCAACCAATGGTCAGATGGCATTAACAGCAGTACAAGCTCTTCCACCAGATTTAATTTTGCTGGATATCATGATGCCTGACATGAGCGGTTATGAAGTTTGTCAAAAACTCAAAGAAAATTCTCAAACTGCTGCACTCCCAATTATTTTTTTAAGTGCATTGGATGATGTACTAGACAAAGTAAAAGCTTTTCAAGTAGGAGGAGTAGATTACATCACAAAACCTTTTCAAATCGAAGAAGTATTAGTTCGAGTACATAACCAGTTAGCCTTAAAAGCAGCACAACAGAAAATTGTTCAATTAAATAACGAACTTGAAGAACGAGTTAAAGAGCGTACGCAGCAACTACTCACCGCTAATGAACGACTGCGAGAGATGGCGATGTATGATAGTCTGACTGGACTTTTTAATCGCTCTGAGTTTATGGAGCAATTAGAACAATCACTCTACCGAATCAAAAATGATTCAACTTATCAATTTGCGGTGTTATTTCTCGATTGCGATCGCTTTAAAGTTGTCAACGACTCTCTTGGACATTTAGTTGGAGATGCACTTTTAAAAAAAATTGCTAACCAGTTACAAAGTATCGTCTCAGAACAAGATATTTTTGCCCGTTTAGGTGGAGATGAGTTTGCTATTATCTTATCTGGAATTGTCAATCTTAATCAAGCAATTGAGATAGCAAAGCAAATCATCACTCTTTTGAAAAAACCATTTTATTGCCATGATTATGAAATTTTTATCAATGTCAGCATTGGTATTGTTTTGAGTAATGCCGACTATCAACAACCTGAACATATTTTAAGAGATGCCGATACAGCTATGTATCGAGCTAAGGACTTAGGAAGAGGGCAATATCAAGTTTTCACACCAATGATGTATCACGCTGCCCATCAATTGTTAAAGATTGAAACAGATTTACATCGAGCCATTAAACAAAAAGAGTTGCTCGTTTATTATCAACCGATTATCGATCTAGATCAAAGAACAATTGTTGGCTTTGAAGCTTTAGTTCGCTGGTTACATCCTCAACACGGATTAATGTCCCCCGACTTATTTTTACCCGTTGCTGAAGCAACTGGTTTAATTTGTTCGATTGGTAGCTTAGTTATCGAGCAAGCTTGTGATCAACTTGCTCAGTGGCAACAACAAGGATTTACTCATCTCAAAATTCATATTAATCTGGCAGCACAACAACTGAGTCAAAGTACTTTAGTTGAAGAAATTGATCGCATCCTTGCAGAAACTCAACTTGATTCAGATTCAATTAAGCTGGAGATTACCGAAAGTTCGATGATGCACAACTTACAATCAATCAAACTTTTGCTTCAACAATTACGAGAGCGTGGCATCAAGCTTAGTATTGATGATTTTGGTACTGGTTACTCATCTCTTAGCCAACTACAAACTTTTCCTGTTCATACTTTGAAAATAGATCGTTCTTTTATTAAAAGTCTTGACGGAACTAGCGAAAATCTGGGTTTAGTTCCAGTAATTCTCAGTATTGCCGAAGTGATGAAGATGGATGTGGTGGCTGAAGGGATTGAAACTCAACAGCAATTGACTCAACTTCGAGAGTTAGGTTGTCACTTTGGTCAAGGATTTCTTTTTTCTAAACCTCTCAATGCTGAGGATGCAACCAAACTAATTGCTCAAAATCCTCAATGGTAA
- a CDS encoding carboxyl-terminal protease, whose translation MLKKFFWVTLLSVLWTASSLVWFTPEAAAFTEEQKLLLQSWRIVNQSYVDDTFNHQNWWYLRQKFIKKPLQNREQTYTAIDEMLASLDDPFTRLLRPEQYHSLQVNTSGELSGVGLQINVDPETGLIEVVAPLAGSPAETAGIKPKDHILEIDGVSTTTLSLDEAAARMRGQIGTKVSLKIQSPNTDHDKMVDLIRDRIALNPVYYTLDTSHELPIGYVRLNQFSANAAQEIARGLNKLEEQGAQAYILDLRNNPGGLLQAGVEIARLWLDNQTIVYTVNRQGTLGSFDSNGKAITEDPLIVLVNQGTASASEILAGALQDNGRALLVGEKTFGKGLIQSLFELPDGAGLAVTVAKYETPSHKDIHKLGITPDRTVPQEPITYSQIGTDSDVQYQTAVKLLTTKTVVANAA comes from the coding sequence ATGCTCAAGAAATTTTTTTGGGTTACTCTGTTGAGTGTCCTGTGGACAGCATCTTCTCTAGTTTGGTTTACCCCTGAAGCAGCAGCTTTTACTGAAGAACAAAAACTCTTACTGCAATCGTGGCGGATTGTCAATCAATCTTATGTTGATGACACCTTCAATCATCAAAATTGGTGGTACTTGAGGCAAAAGTTTATTAAAAAACCACTTCAAAACCGCGAACAAACTTATACTGCGATTGATGAAATGTTGGCTAGCCTAGACGATCCTTTTACTCGTCTACTTAGACCAGAACAATATCATAGTTTACAGGTAAATACTTCTGGAGAGTTATCTGGAGTAGGATTACAAATCAATGTTGACCCAGAAACTGGGCTAATTGAGGTAGTTGCACCTTTAGCAGGTTCTCCTGCTGAAACAGCAGGAATTAAACCAAAAGACCATATTTTAGAGATTGATGGAGTTAGTACTACTACTCTAAGCTTAGATGAAGCAGCAGCGAGAATGCGGGGACAAATAGGCACTAAAGTATCTCTTAAAATTCAATCTCCCAATACAGACCACGATAAAATGGTCGATTTAATTCGCGATCGCATTGCGCTTAATCCTGTTTATTACACCCTTGATACTAGTCATGAGTTGCCGATTGGTTATGTTCGTCTCAATCAATTTAGTGCCAATGCAGCCCAAGAAATTGCCCGTGGGCTTAATAAATTAGAGGAACAAGGAGCGCAAGCCTATATTTTGGATTTGAGAAACAATCCTGGTGGTTTATTGCAGGCTGGGGTTGAAATTGCTCGTTTGTGGTTAGACAATCAGACGATTGTTTATACTGTTAATCGTCAAGGCACTTTAGGCAGTTTTGACTCTAATGGCAAAGCAATCACTGAAGATCCTTTAATTGTTTTAGTTAATCAAGGAACAGCTAGTGCTAGTGAGATTTTAGCAGGTGCTTTACAAGACAATGGTAGAGCTTTATTGGTAGGAGAAAAAACTTTTGGTAAAGGATTGATTCAATCTTTGTTTGAATTACCCGATGGTGCAGGTTTGGCGGTAACTGTCGCTAAGTACGAAACTCCTAGTCATAAAGATATTCATAAATTAGGTATCACTCCAGATCGAACAGTTCCTCAAGAACCAATTACTTATAGTCAAATTGGGACAGATTCGGATGTGCAATACCAAACCGCAGTTAAGTTATTAACTACTAAGACAGTAGTAGCTAATGCTGCCTAA